Genomic segment of Bacillota bacterium:
CCACAACGCGGCGGGCGGGGTGGTATTGCCGCTGGATTACATGCGCGAGATATGGAATCTCGCCCAGCAGCACAGTGTGGCAGTGCATCTGGACGGGGCACGCATTTTCAACGCCTCTGTGGCGCTGGGCGTACCCGCGAAGGAGATCGCCGCGTGTGCCGACTCGGTGATGTTCTGCTTATCGAAGGGACTGGCGTGTCCGGTTGGGTCAATGCTGTGTGGCTCGCAGGCGTTCATCGAGGAGGCGCGGCGCGTGCGTAAGATACTGGGTGGGGCGATGCGGCAGGCAGGGGTGCTGGCAGCGGCGGGACTGGTCGCGCTGGACAGCATGATCGACCGTCTGGCAGACGACCACCAGCGCGCCCGCCGACTGGCGGAGGCAATCGCGAACATGCCTGGCTTCTCGGTGGATATGGCGACGGTGCAAACCAACATGGTGTATGTGCAAACTCAACAGCCGGCACGACGCATCGTGCAGCAGCTGGAAACTCTGGGCGTGCTATGTCTGGACGTGTTTCCACATACCATCCGACTGGTCACCCACAAGGACGTCGACGATGAGGACATTACCCGCGCGATAGACGCTTTCGCCAGAGTGGCGAGCATCAGCTGAAGACACGTGCAGGCGTCTGCGCATTGAGACGCGAAAAAAGTGTCCAGGAACGGGAGAGGAGGTATACTGTGATGTCATGGATGAGCCCCAAAGAGCGGTTTTACACTTGCGTCGCGCACAAACAGCCCGACCGTCCGCCCATTCAGTTCTACACCACTCCAGAGTTCGAAGCGAAGCTGCAGGAACGGTTCCCCGGGCAGAACCTGCTGGAGGTGCTGGAGGTGGATTTCCGAACGGTGTGGGTGCCGCGAAAGAAGCCGTTGCGCCAGCCTGAGCCGGGTAGCAAGGTGGCTTATTACGACGAGTGGGGCATCGGGTACACGCGACAATCGTATGGCTTCGGCGAGTACCTGGAGGCGTATGAACTGCCTTTCGCCACCATGACGACGCTGAGAGAGGTGGACGAATATCCGTGGCCCTCAGTGGACGATTACGATTTCTCCCATTTGAAAGAAGATTGCAAGGCGGTGGGAGATTACGTGGTGTGCTTCGGACACGCTGGGATTCCTGACATCATCAA
This window contains:
- the ltaE gene encoding low-specificity L-threonine aldolase — its product is MHRLVDLRSDTVTVPTPEMRRAMANAEVGDDVYGEDPTINRLQERAAELLGKEGALFVPSGTMGNEIAIKVHTRPGDEVLLDEDCHIVKWELGAAAFISNVQLHTLSNQRGIVPVEEYARRIHPGDDHVPPTRLICMENTHNAAGGVVLPLDYMREIWNLAQQHSVAVHLDGARIFNASVALGVPAKEIAACADSVMFCLSKGLACPVGSMLCGSQAFIEEARRVRKILGGAMRQAGVLAAAGLVALDSMIDRLADDHQRARRLAEAIANMPGFSVDMATVQTNMVYVQTQQPARRIVQQLETLGVLCLDVFPHTIRLVTHKDVDDEDITRAIDAFARVASIS